A genomic region of Micromonospora sp. NBC_01796 contains the following coding sequences:
- a CDS encoding asparagine synthase-related protein, translated as MSFLILPDSPDAAGVAERAGGPGTRVIRHASGRPWLVGDWRSGVCAIVTAGGHRLAVFGRTDFDRGEAQRRLADARTGPDLDALARRLPGAVHLATSLDGLTRTQGTISTARQVFYADVNGVTVAADDPGTLVQLTGAAPDEDALALRLVSPIAPWPLLLRPIWNGVRQLAVGHWLEMDTAGRHREVEWWRPPPATEPLPTAATAVRDALVGSLGARVATDPAVSADLSGGLDSTSLCFLADHAGADLVTQHWIPVDRANDDTAWARRAAEMLPRARHRFVEPADAPTWFAAGPGDGHLDAEGPLNWTRNRNHHEHQSRLLAAEDIHLHLIGVGGDELFGLQSTYFWSLLRRHPLRALPRVRRAQLVNRWSLGSTVRGLLDRTTYARSLAVMADGLATEAPRAARQAPQRWGNDIRLPPWASAAAIDAIRRQLRDAADAGTAPLSPDRLQHQTLQSVVRSGVALRQLNSVLRAHGVDWEAPMLDDRVLEAALAVRVEDRVSPGRYKPVLTAALRGVVPEPVLARRNKGEFSAEMYAGVQRNLRALLDVTDDLRLARLGLVDADLMRAELLRPQPDLSRLRFLEATLAYENWLRAAEGTRVHPLTAGDRS; from the coding sequence ATGAGTTTTCTGATCCTCCCGGATTCACCGGATGCGGCCGGCGTGGCGGAACGGGCCGGCGGACCCGGAACCCGCGTCATCCGGCACGCCTCCGGGCGGCCCTGGCTGGTCGGCGACTGGCGGAGCGGCGTATGCGCGATCGTCACGGCGGGCGGTCACCGGCTCGCCGTCTTCGGCCGGACCGACTTCGACCGCGGCGAGGCGCAACGACGGCTGGCCGACGCCCGGACCGGCCCGGATTTGGACGCACTTGCCCGTCGACTGCCGGGTGCTGTGCACCTGGCCACCTCGCTGGACGGGCTGACCCGGACGCAAGGCACGATCTCCACGGCCCGCCAGGTGTTCTACGCCGACGTCAACGGCGTCACGGTGGCCGCCGACGATCCAGGAACGCTGGTCCAGCTCACCGGCGCGGCACCGGACGAGGACGCCCTGGCCCTGCGGCTGGTGAGCCCGATCGCGCCGTGGCCGCTGTTGCTCCGTCCGATCTGGAACGGGGTGCGGCAGCTCGCCGTCGGCCACTGGCTGGAGATGGACACGGCGGGACGGCACCGCGAGGTCGAGTGGTGGCGCCCGCCGCCCGCGACCGAACCCCTCCCCACGGCTGCGACCGCGGTGCGGGACGCCCTCGTGGGAAGCCTCGGCGCCCGGGTCGCCACCGATCCCGCGGTCAGCGCCGACCTCTCCGGCGGGCTGGACTCCACCAGTCTCTGCTTCCTCGCCGACCACGCCGGTGCCGACCTGGTCACCCAGCACTGGATCCCGGTGGACCGGGCCAACGACGACACCGCCTGGGCCCGCCGTGCCGCCGAGATGCTGCCCCGGGCGCGGCACCGGTTCGTCGAACCCGCCGACGCACCCACCTGGTTCGCCGCGGGTCCCGGCGACGGCCACCTCGACGCCGAGGGGCCGCTCAACTGGACCCGCAACCGTAACCACCACGAACACCAGAGCCGTCTCCTGGCCGCCGAGGACATCCACCTGCACCTGATCGGCGTCGGCGGCGACGAGCTCTTCGGGCTCCAGTCCACCTACTTCTGGTCGCTGCTGCGGCGCCACCCGTTGCGCGCGCTGCCCCGCGTCCGCCGCGCGCAGCTGGTCAATCGCTGGAGCCTCGGTTCCACGGTGCGCGGGCTGCTGGACCGTACGACGTACGCGCGTTCACTGGCGGTCATGGCCGACGGACTGGCCACCGAGGCCCCGCGGGCGGCCCGCCAGGCGCCGCAGCGGTGGGGGAATGACATCCGGCTGCCACCGTGGGCCAGCGCCGCCGCGATCGACGCCATCCGCCGGCAACTGCGGGACGCGGCCGACGCCGGCACTGCCCCGCTCAGCCCCGACCGGCTCCAGCACCAGACCCTGCAGAGCGTGGTCCGCAGCGGTGTGGCGCTGCGTCAGCTCAACTCGGTGCTGCGCGCGCACGGTGTCGACTGGGAGGCGCCGATGCTCGACGACCGGGTGCTGGAGGCGGCGCTCGCTGTCCGGGTCGAGGACCGGGTCAGTCCCGGCCGCTACAAGCCGGTGCTCACCGCCGCGCTGCGGGGCGTCGTACCGGAGCCGGTCCTCGCTCGGCGGAACAAGGGCGAGTTCAGCGCCGAGATGTACGCGGGTGTGCAACGCAACCTGCGCGCGCTGCTCGACGTCACCGACGACCTGCGCCTGGCCCGGCTCGGGCTCGTCGATGCCGACCTGATGCGGGCGGAGCTGCTGCGGCCGCAGCCCGACCTGAGCCGCCTGCGGTTCCTCGAGGCGACGCTGGCGTACGAGAACTGGCTCCGGGCGGCCGAGGGCACCCGGGTTCATCCACTGACGGCAGGAGACCGCTCATGA
- a CDS encoding lasso RiPP family leader peptide-containing protein, protein MSEKQVYLPPTLIEVGDFAELTLGLDTDEPCEDWFWGEPLWC, encoded by the coding sequence ATGTCCGAAAAGCAGGTGTACCTGCCGCCGACGCTCATCGAGGTCGGCGACTTCGCCGAGCTCACCCTGGGCCTCGACACGGACGAGCCCTGTGAGGACTGGTTCTGGGGAGAGCCGCTCTGGTGCTAA
- a CDS encoding DUF3105 domain-containing protein, giving the protein MTQQTRQSDRLASRRAEEARQAVRKRRRVLALSVVAALVLATVVAVLAVQAWSSADEVRRGIDPGRANVAGEVVYRDLARNHVTGPVDYAATPVPPVGGPHDGTWQNANGDVYEQPIRAEHAVHSLEHGAVWVTYRGDVSRSDWDSLRAKVEGVPYRMMSPLPQQPAPIMLTAWGHQLSVDSAGDARIDEFLTAYTQGPQAPEPGAPVTGGRAAP; this is encoded by the coding sequence ATGACGCAGCAGACGCGACAGAGCGATCGGCTGGCCTCGCGTCGCGCGGAGGAAGCGCGCCAGGCCGTGCGCAAGCGGCGTCGCGTCCTCGCGTTGTCGGTGGTCGCCGCGCTGGTACTGGCGACCGTCGTGGCGGTGCTGGCCGTCCAGGCGTGGTCGTCCGCCGACGAGGTTCGCCGCGGCATCGATCCGGGCCGGGCCAACGTGGCAGGCGAGGTCGTCTACCGCGACCTGGCGCGCAACCACGTCACCGGGCCGGTCGACTACGCCGCGACACCTGTGCCGCCGGTGGGCGGTCCGCACGACGGCACCTGGCAGAACGCGAACGGCGATGTGTACGAGCAACCGATACGTGCCGAGCATGCGGTTCACTCACTGGAACACGGCGCGGTGTGGGTCACGTACCGCGGCGACGTGTCCCGATCCGACTGGGACAGCCTGCGGGCGAAGGTCGAGGGCGTGCCGTACCGGATGATGAGCCCGCTCCCGCAGCAGCCGGCGCCCATCATGCTGACGGCCTGGGGTCATCAGCTGTCCGTCGACTCGGCCGGCGACGCCCGCATCGACGAGTTCCTCACCGCCTACACGCAGGGTCCGCAGGCGCCTGAGCCCGGCGCGCCGGTGACCGGCGGCCGGGCGGCACCGTGA
- a CDS encoding DUF305 domain-containing protein, with translation MTRLLRITATLAVLAVGLLIGERMGPRPVGPPGEGSAAVGFCRDMAVHHQQAVELSLVVRDRSTDDDVRRLAYDVLTTQAAQRGMMLGWLTSWGYSASAARPPMAWMAMPGSPAGPPMPGMATREQVAALERAGPGTADVMYLRLLIAHHLGGVHMTDGLLRPGVPGTPPEVRWLAEAMRNSQRAEIGALRDMLAVRAAPPRRDSIHTGEPGR, from the coding sequence GTGACACGCCTGCTCCGGATAACCGCCACCCTCGCCGTGCTGGCCGTCGGCCTGCTGATCGGCGAGCGGATGGGCCCCCGGCCGGTGGGCCCGCCGGGGGAAGGCTCGGCCGCGGTCGGGTTCTGCCGGGACATGGCCGTTCACCATCAGCAGGCGGTGGAGCTGTCGCTCGTGGTGCGCGACCGCAGCACCGACGACGACGTGCGGCGGCTCGCGTACGACGTGCTCACCACGCAGGCCGCGCAGCGCGGGATGATGCTCGGCTGGCTGACCTCGTGGGGCTACAGCGCGTCCGCCGCGCGTCCGCCGATGGCGTGGATGGCGATGCCCGGGTCACCTGCGGGACCGCCAATGCCCGGCATGGCCACCCGGGAGCAGGTCGCCGCGCTGGAGCGGGCCGGACCCGGGACGGCGGACGTCATGTACCTGCGGCTGTTGATTGCGCATCACCTCGGTGGCGTGCACATGACCGACGGCCTGCTCCGCCCGGGCGTCCCCGGCACGCCGCCGGAGGTGCGGTGGCTGGCGGAGGCGATGCGGAACTCGCAACGTGCCGAGATCGGAGCCCTGCGCGACATGCTAGCGGTTCGTGCGGCGCCCCCTCGGCGGGACAGCATCCACACGGGGGAGCCAGGAAGATGA
- a CDS encoding AfsR/SARP family transcriptional regulator yields MKFAILGPVCVSRDGSEVPIPGAMQRTLLACLLLTHGRTVPDGRLAGLLWGWQAPRTVSAQLYTYVSRLRSRLGTAVRFDRLNHGYRLRIVDGSLDVDDFTRLSAAGHAELRAGHPETGARALRAALSLWRGPGLDGVTRYLRDAELPQLDEARMAALESRIDAELALGEHQRLVPELTGLVTRYPLRERLRAQWMTALYRCERRADALAAYRAGRELLTSEIGVEPGPLLSATHRAVLDGTLRWPRESAGPPFPVR; encoded by the coding sequence ATGAAATTCGCGATTCTGGGACCGGTCTGCGTGTCGCGCGACGGGTCCGAGGTGCCCATCCCGGGGGCGATGCAGCGCACCCTGCTGGCGTGCCTGCTGCTCACCCACGGCCGGACGGTTCCCGACGGCCGCCTCGCCGGCCTGCTCTGGGGATGGCAGGCGCCGCGTACGGTCAGCGCCCAGCTGTACACCTACGTCTCCCGGCTCCGCAGCCGGCTGGGCACCGCGGTCCGCTTCGACCGGCTGAACCACGGCTACCGGCTGCGGATCGTCGACGGGAGCCTCGACGTCGACGACTTCACCCGGCTGTCCGCGGCCGGCCACGCCGAGCTGCGCGCCGGCCACCCGGAGACCGGCGCGCGGGCCCTGCGGGCGGCCCTGTCGCTGTGGCGTGGCCCGGGACTCGACGGTGTGACCAGGTACCTGCGCGACGCCGAGCTGCCGCAGCTCGACGAGGCCCGGATGGCGGCGCTGGAGAGCCGGATCGACGCGGAGCTGGCCCTGGGGGAGCATCAGCGACTGGTGCCGGAGCTGACCGGGCTGGTCACCCGCTACCCGCTGCGGGAGCGGCTCCGCGCTCAGTGGATGACCGCGCTCTACCGTTGCGAGCGCCGGGCCGACGCGCTGGCCGCCTACCGGGCCGGGCGGGAGCTGCTGACCAGCGAGATCGGCGTCGAGCCCGGCCCGCTGCTGAGCGCCACCCACCGGGCCGTCCTCGACGGGACCCTGCGCTGGCCCCGGGAGTCTGCCGGCCCGCCCTTCCCAGTGCGCTGA
- a CDS encoding response regulator transcription factor: MIARIFIVEDHPIFRDGLRMALSTHDTIEIVGEAATGAEAIAALAEVCGRVDVVLLDLQLPDRTGIEVARAITQINATAQAAMKMLAISMSEEDDTVVAVLRAGVLGYLAKTSSRDELVRAIHTVAAGGAVFSPSVADRLTTYFSEVYQVPSRAAFPELTERERQVLDLIARGYTNRQIARDLVLSEKTVRNHITHTFIKLQVTDRTAAAVRARDAGLGH; this comes from the coding sequence GTGATCGCCCGCATCTTCATCGTCGAGGACCACCCGATCTTCCGCGACGGCCTCCGCATGGCGCTCTCCACTCATGACACCATCGAGATCGTCGGGGAGGCCGCCACCGGTGCGGAGGCGATCGCGGCGCTGGCCGAGGTGTGCGGCCGGGTCGACGTGGTCCTGCTCGACCTGCAGCTGCCCGACCGCACCGGCATCGAGGTGGCCCGCGCGATCACCCAGATCAACGCGACCGCCCAGGCCGCGATGAAGATGCTGGCCATCTCCATGTCCGAGGAGGACGACACGGTGGTGGCCGTACTGCGGGCCGGCGTGCTCGGCTACCTGGCCAAGACGTCCTCGCGCGACGAGCTGGTGCGGGCCATCCACACGGTGGCGGCGGGGGGTGCGGTCTTCAGCCCGTCGGTGGCGGACCGGCTCACCACCTACTTCTCCGAGGTGTACCAGGTGCCGAGCCGGGCGGCCTTCCCCGAGCTGACCGAGCGCGAACGGCAGGTGCTCGACCTGATCGCCCGGGGCTACACGAACCGCCAGATCGCCCGTGACCTGGTGCTCTCCGAGAAGACCGTGCGCAACCACATCACTCACACGTTCATCAAGCTCCAGGTCACCGATCGTACGGCCGCGGCCGTACGAGCTCGGGACGCCGGCCTGGGTCACTGA
- a CDS encoding sensor histidine kinase: protein MIAAGGIALPPLLAALSPSPGTALLGDAHPRLLLLPGVVLIPVLAFLFVAGHRARRRCTPTLTAILSASLVLGLVGAALVLLAAVVAAAFVSSAVLVVMMLCWAVTTAVLGRAVYRVAANLSRSRRRRTVETIRRLHARLRRRVVAARTEERERLRRDLHDGLGPTLSGLRLRLDTAAAHVADDSPARQLLTDAATELTRVTEEVRRAIDGLRPADLDDGDLPVALQRLAARLAHDGLTVRAEVPEDAPPLSDAVQVAAYLIAGEGVTNSLRHAGAGTVTVRLAVDSRHVLLDVADDGNGRLAAGPGDGVGLGSMRRRAEELQGRFLVLNHETGAVVRAILPRSGQ, encoded by the coding sequence ATGATTGCAGCGGGCGGCATCGCGCTGCCGCCCTTGCTCGCCGCCCTGTCGCCCAGTCCCGGCACCGCCCTGCTCGGCGACGCGCACCCGCGGCTGTTGCTGCTGCCCGGGGTCGTGCTGATCCCGGTGCTGGCGTTCCTGTTCGTGGCCGGCCACCGCGCCCGGCGGCGGTGCACGCCGACGCTCACCGCGATTCTGTCGGCCAGCCTGGTGCTCGGGCTCGTGGGCGCCGCGCTGGTGCTGCTGGCCGCGGTCGTAGCCGCGGCGTTCGTATCCTCGGCCGTGCTGGTGGTCATGATGCTCTGCTGGGCGGTGACCACCGCTGTGCTGGGCCGCGCGGTCTACCGGGTGGCAGCCAACCTGTCCCGGTCCCGGCGCCGCCGCACCGTCGAGACGATCCGGCGGCTGCACGCCCGGCTCCGCCGGCGGGTCGTCGCCGCCCGCACCGAGGAACGCGAGCGCCTCCGGCGCGACCTGCACGACGGGCTCGGGCCGACGCTGAGCGGCCTCCGGTTGCGGCTGGACACCGCGGCCGCGCACGTGGCCGACGACTCGCCGGCCCGGCAGCTGCTCACCGATGCGGCGACCGAGCTGACCCGGGTCACCGAGGAGGTGCGCCGGGCGATCGACGGGCTGCGGCCCGCCGACCTCGACGACGGCGACCTGCCCGTCGCGCTGCAACGACTCGCCGCCCGGCTGGCGCACGACGGCCTGACAGTCCGGGCCGAAGTGCCCGAGGACGCCCCGCCGCTGTCCGACGCGGTGCAGGTGGCGGCGTACCTGATCGCTGGCGAGGGCGTGACCAACTCGCTGCGCCACGCCGGAGCCGGCACGGTGACCGTCCGCCTCGCGGTGGACTCCCGCCACGTGCTGCTCGACGTGGCCGACGACGGCAACGGCCGGTTGGCGGCCGGGCCGGGCGACGGCGTCGGCCTCGGCTCGATGCGGCGGCGCGCCGAGGAACTTCAGGGCAGATTCCTGGTGCTCAACCATGAGACGGGCGCGGTGGTGCGAGCGATCCTGCCGAGGAGCGGGCAGTGA
- a CDS encoding IS3 family transposase: protein MNVFPFIAAEQAGKHNVKRACELLEVSRSAYYQQKTGTQSQRERVDARLTDKITVLHERSKGTYGAPRIHADLTEQGLRHGRKRVARLMRIAGLAGKSPRRWRTTTIPDPAAGLRPDLVGRDFRVDPGVIDTRWCGDITYINTWQGWLYLATVIDLASRRVVGWAVADNLKTDLVDAALADAVARRRPEPGLVFHSDRGTQYVSAQHTRLAHRHDIRLSVGRRGQCWDNAVAESFFATIKTELLHRQAWPTHQAARQAIFEYIEGWYNTRRRHSTLGYLSPAAFETTSSQPLPIDRAA, encoded by the coding sequence GTGAACGTCTTCCCGTTCATCGCCGCGGAGCAGGCCGGCAAGCACAACGTTAAACGTGCCTGCGAACTGCTCGAGGTCTCCCGATCCGCCTACTACCAGCAGAAAACCGGCACCCAGTCGCAGCGCGAGCGGGTCGATGCCCGGCTCACCGACAAGATCACCGTGCTGCACGAACGGTCCAAGGGCACCTACGGGGCGCCGCGGATCCACGCTGACCTCACCGAACAGGGGCTACGGCACGGCCGCAAACGCGTCGCCCGGCTGATGCGCATCGCCGGACTCGCCGGCAAGAGCCCACGCCGCTGGCGCACGACCACAATCCCGGATCCGGCCGCCGGGCTCCGACCTGACCTGGTCGGCCGCGATTTCCGTGTTGATCCTGGCGTAATCGATACCCGCTGGTGCGGCGACATCACCTACATCAACACGTGGCAGGGCTGGCTCTACCTGGCCACTGTCATCGATCTCGCATCACGCCGGGTCGTCGGCTGGGCCGTGGCCGACAACCTCAAGACCGACCTGGTCGACGCCGCCCTCGCCGACGCTGTCGCACGCCGCCGACCCGAGCCCGGGCTGGTGTTTCATTCCGACCGTGGCACGCAATACGTCAGCGCCCAGCACACCCGCCTGGCACACCGTCACGACATCCGCCTGTCCGTCGGCCGGCGCGGACAGTGCTGGGACAACGCAGTCGCCGAGTCGTTCTTCGCCACCATCAAAACCGAACTCCTGCACCGCCAGGCCTGGCCCACCCACCAAGCCGCCCGCCAGGCCATATTCGAATACATCGAGGGCTGGTACAACACCCGCCGCCGACACTCAACCCTCGGCTACCTCAGCCCTGCGGCCTTCGAGACCACCAGCTCACAACCGCTACCGATCGACCGAGCCGCCTAA
- a CDS encoding transposase: MGKKRPRPRRSFTPEFKAEIVELCQRGDRTLRQVSQDFDLTETAVREWVKQAELDTGVRADGLTTDERAELAQLRKENRRLREDVDVLKRATAFFAKETR; the protein is encoded by the coding sequence ATGGGAAAGAAGCGGCCGCGGCCTCGGCGTTCGTTCACGCCGGAGTTCAAGGCCGAGATCGTCGAGTTGTGTCAGCGTGGTGACCGCACGCTCCGGCAGGTCAGCCAGGACTTCGACCTGACCGAGACGGCAGTGCGTGAGTGGGTCAAGCAGGCCGAACTCGACACCGGCGTCCGCGCCGATGGGCTGACCACCGACGAACGGGCCGAACTCGCACAGCTGCGCAAAGAGAACCGCAGGCTGCGCGAAGACGTCGATGTGCTCAAACGGGCAACGGCTTTCTTCGCGAAGGAGACCCGGTGA
- a CDS encoding IS701 family transposase → MTDVDVDRWHAELDHLHDRIGARFRRAEPRRRARQYLCGLVTSLDRKNGWTLAEQAGDVSPDGMQRLLRWADWDVDVVRDDVRDYVVEHLGDPRGVLIVDDTGFLKKGVRSAGVQRQYSGTAGRTENCQVGVFLAYRSSKGHALIDRQLYLPTSWTDDRDRCRAAGIPDEVEFATKVQMARTMLGRALDAGVPVGWVTMDEAYGQSKSLRVWLEQRDVAYVVATRRNDDMITTSMGTARADDLIADLPEQAWCRLSAGAGAHGPREYWWARVPIRVFWQPGRGHWLLARRNMTTGEIAYYVCYGPRRTRLVDLARVAGSRWAVEECFQQAKNEAGLDQYQVRDWRAWYAHITLSMAAHAWLSVARSLAVKGEPTTANT, encoded by the coding sequence GTGACGGATGTCGATGTTGATCGGTGGCATGCGGAGTTGGACCACCTTCACGATCGGATAGGTGCCCGGTTTCGTCGGGCGGAGCCGCGGCGGCGGGCTCGTCAGTACCTGTGTGGGCTGGTGACGAGCCTGGACCGGAAGAACGGGTGGACCCTCGCGGAGCAGGCCGGGGACGTGTCTCCGGACGGGATGCAGCGGTTGCTGCGGTGGGCTGACTGGGACGTCGACGTGGTCCGTGACGATGTGCGGGACTACGTGGTCGAGCATCTCGGTGACCCGCGGGGCGTGTTGATCGTGGATGACACCGGGTTCCTGAAGAAGGGTGTCCGGTCGGCCGGGGTGCAACGCCAGTACTCCGGGACCGCCGGCAGGACGGAGAACTGCCAGGTCGGAGTGTTCCTGGCCTACCGCTCCAGCAAGGGCCACGCGTTGATCGACCGGCAGCTCTACCTACCGACGTCCTGGACCGATGACCGGGACCGGTGCCGGGCCGCCGGCATCCCGGACGAGGTCGAGTTCGCCACGAAGGTCCAGATGGCCCGCACCATGCTCGGCCGCGCCCTGGACGCGGGGGTGCCGGTCGGGTGGGTGACGATGGACGAGGCCTACGGGCAGTCGAAGTCGTTGCGGGTCTGGTTGGAACAACGGGATGTCGCTTATGTGGTCGCGACCCGCCGCAACGACGACATGATCACCACCAGCATGGGCACGGCCCGAGCCGACGACCTCATCGCCGACCTACCTGAGCAGGCGTGGTGCCGCCTGTCTGCCGGTGCCGGGGCGCACGGCCCGAGGGAGTACTGGTGGGCGCGGGTGCCGATCAGGGTGTTCTGGCAGCCGGGTCGCGGCCATTGGCTCCTCGCCCGCCGCAATATGACCACCGGGGAGATTGCCTACTACGTCTGCTACGGACCCCGTCGGACCCGGCTGGTCGACCTGGCCCGGGTCGCCGGGTCCCGGTGGGCGGTCGAGGAGTGCTTCCAGCAGGCCAAGAACGAGGCCGGGCTGGACCAGTACCAGGTCCGCGACTGGCGGGCCTGGTACGCCCACATCACCTTGTCGATGGCCGCCCACGCGTGGCTCTCGGTGGCCAGATCCCTTGCGGTAAAAGGGGAACCGACCACGGCGAACACCTGA
- a CDS encoding AlbA family DNA-binding domain-containing protein gives MRSDSAPSSKRLRYRETSVEARQILSQEGESHRFEFKETAEAVDARVLTAAANAVLVDQITEGFVTILVGVKEVADEQTGVVRGEVVGLVKMNDERARRSSLEKARQKIQSRASETLPVPVNLRIIEEGVDTSAPFLRLEVGPTRAPHYTRDGLRVTRYGASTRAITDEELIDLYLVREAEAFRQRFSAIAAGLTGTVETLRGNVEATSEAIMSALKEVEDSAGYAAVEASEAASTLRDIEIELQDRPTSDQVIDWLEHGDVTLAANLSRVAAHLTRRIKSQRVQPMKPRPRKATP, from the coding sequence ATGCGAAGCGATTCCGCGCCATCGTCGAAGCGTCTCCGCTACCGGGAGACCAGCGTAGAGGCGAGACAGATCTTGTCACAGGAGGGCGAGTCACATCGATTCGAGTTTAAGGAGACAGCCGAGGCCGTTGACGCGCGCGTCCTAACTGCGGCTGCCAACGCTGTGCTGGTTGACCAGATAACCGAGGGTTTTGTAACGATCCTGGTTGGAGTCAAGGAGGTAGCCGACGAGCAGACTGGCGTCGTTCGCGGCGAGGTCGTGGGACTGGTCAAGATGAACGACGAGCGGGCTCGCCGTTCATCGCTCGAGAAGGCTAGGCAGAAGATCCAGAGTCGAGCGAGTGAGACGCTTCCCGTGCCAGTCAACCTGCGCATCATCGAAGAAGGGGTTGATACGTCCGCGCCGTTTCTTCGGCTCGAGGTCGGGCCAACCCGCGCGCCGCACTACACCCGAGATGGGCTTCGTGTCACCAGGTATGGCGCCTCAACGCGCGCAATCACCGACGAGGAGCTCATCGACTTGTACCTGGTGCGGGAGGCCGAGGCATTCCGGCAGCGGTTTAGTGCGATCGCCGCAGGCCTGACCGGGACTGTCGAAACGCTCCGTGGGAACGTCGAAGCCACGTCAGAGGCCATCATGTCGGCACTGAAGGAGGTGGAGGACAGTGCAGGGTATGCCGCCGTCGAAGCTTCGGAAGCCGCGAGCACTCTCCGCGATATCGAAATTGAGCTGCAGGACCGCCCAACGTCGGACCAGGTCATCGACTGGCTCGAACACGGCGACGTGACCCTCGCAGCTAACCTGTCCCGGGTGGCGGCGCACCTGACCCGCCGGATCAAGTCCCAACGAGTCCAGCCGATGAAACCACGGCCGCGGAAGGCGACTCCCTGA
- the dbpB gene encoding DGQHR domain-containing protein DpdB, producing the protein MNDKSELRLPALKIDQGRGRAVYTFAIDGTLLPKIATVSRIKRPDGQVNGYQRPESGTHVAAIRRYLEDDPSPLMPNAIVVAFDERVRFETTPTGEAVPEYVQSGYLIVPATDGPEHERPGLIVDGQHRCAAIRDARVDAFPVAVNAFLADGVADQRSQFILLNRTRPLPTGLVNELLPTAAGTLPPLLHLRQLPATLLERLNSDAVRSPLYRMIKTTTNPGGYINDSNVLRMLQNSLTDGALYRLRNDEDMVRRGEAHTLLCNFWSAVREVFPEAWGKPVRNSRLMHGTGIISMGYLMDAIVHVRAVNDGIVATDQFVADLKLVAVDCHWTEGAWIFSGGQVHKWNDIENIPRHIQRLTDFLHSRYTLGRRQPTSPERESQR; encoded by the coding sequence GTGAACGACAAATCGGAACTCCGGCTTCCCGCCTTGAAGATCGACCAGGGACGCGGGCGTGCCGTCTATACGTTTGCCATCGACGGCACGCTGTTGCCGAAGATCGCCACGGTTTCTCGTATCAAACGGCCGGATGGCCAGGTTAACGGCTATCAGCGACCGGAGAGTGGCACCCACGTCGCGGCGATCCGCCGCTATCTCGAAGATGACCCCAGCCCGCTCATGCCCAACGCCATCGTCGTCGCCTTCGATGAGCGGGTTCGCTTCGAAACGACGCCGACCGGCGAAGCCGTGCCTGAATACGTGCAAAGTGGATATCTGATCGTTCCGGCGACCGATGGTCCCGAGCATGAACGACCCGGCCTAATCGTCGACGGGCAACACCGCTGCGCGGCTATCAGGGACGCCCGCGTGGACGCGTTCCCCGTCGCCGTCAATGCCTTTCTCGCCGACGGGGTAGCCGATCAGAGGTCCCAGTTCATACTTCTCAACCGCACCCGACCGCTGCCTACGGGACTCGTCAACGAACTGCTACCCACAGCCGCAGGCACGCTACCGCCACTGTTGCACCTCCGCCAGTTACCGGCGACGCTCCTCGAACGATTGAATTCGGACGCAGTCAGATCCCCGCTATACCGAATGATCAAGACAACCACCAATCCGGGTGGCTACATCAACGACAGTAATGTCCTGCGAATGCTCCAGAACAGCCTCACCGACGGCGCGTTGTACCGGTTGCGCAATGACGAAGACATGGTTCGCCGCGGTGAAGCGCACACGCTGTTATGCAACTTCTGGAGCGCGGTTCGTGAAGTCTTTCCCGAAGCGTGGGGTAAGCCTGTTCGAAACTCGCGCCTGATGCACGGAACGGGAATCATCAGCATGGGATACCTCATGGATGCGATCGTCCACGTGCGGGCCGTGAACGATGGCATCGTCGCGACTGACCAGTTCGTTGCCGATCTAAAACTCGTCGCCGTGGACTGCCACTGGACCGAAGGGGCGTGGATTTTCAGCGGCGGCCAGGTACACAAGTGGAATGACATCGAAAATATTCCGCGCCACATTCAGCGGCTGACGGATTTTTTGCACAGCCGCTACACCCTCGGCCGCAGACAGCCGACTAGCCCGGAACGGGAATCACAACGATGA